In one window of Frigoriglobus tundricola DNA:
- a CDS encoding P-loop NTPase family protein, which produces MSRVFSAMTGTGSPRSAGTAEVEREDEEFVDDAETPPFVEIGGPGGPVFSAAPAKAAVTAPVPVPEAKLKQDPPRAFPRIAAPAAAVVAPPSVAAPGPDAPTGTYLSVRFHDAAPRPIGRTTDGPDAGLVALHFPDHPVSGEYRTLRDEIARQLPEATSRVLTFTAASPEAGTTTVILNLGVTLAREGQRVLVLDTNVTRPGVAPKLALRAAPGLAEVLGGHMPLTWAFQPTVVPGLQALTAGSATDAAGSDAIGAAIGRDLPKLISQLRQWFDWVLIDAGVWGVIPERDATCPSADVVYLVTREADANRPEFTGLRTWVKQLGGALRGFVTTRV; this is translated from the coding sequence ATGAGCCGGGTGTTCAGCGCCATGACCGGAACCGGGTCCCCACGATCCGCGGGCACGGCCGAAGTGGAGCGCGAGGACGAAGAGTTCGTGGACGACGCCGAGACGCCGCCGTTCGTCGAAATCGGCGGCCCCGGCGGCCCGGTCTTCTCCGCGGCGCCCGCGAAGGCGGCGGTAACGGCTCCGGTGCCGGTGCCCGAGGCGAAACTCAAGCAGGACCCGCCGCGCGCGTTCCCGCGGATCGCCGCCCCCGCAGCAGCGGTCGTCGCGCCCCCGTCGGTCGCCGCGCCGGGTCCGGACGCGCCGACCGGGACGTACCTGTCGGTTCGCTTCCACGACGCGGCGCCGCGGCCCATCGGTCGCACGACGGACGGCCCCGACGCCGGGCTGGTCGCGCTCCACTTCCCCGACCACCCCGTCAGCGGCGAGTACCGCACGCTCCGCGACGAGATCGCCCGGCAGCTCCCCGAAGCGACGTCGCGGGTGCTCACGTTCACGGCCGCCTCGCCGGAGGCCGGCACGACTACGGTGATCCTGAACCTGGGGGTCACGCTGGCCCGCGAGGGACAGCGGGTGCTGGTGCTGGACACGAACGTGACCCGGCCCGGCGTGGCCCCGAAGCTCGCGCTGCGGGCCGCGCCCGGACTGGCCGAAGTGCTCGGCGGTCACATGCCGTTGACGTGGGCGTTTCAGCCGACCGTCGTCCCGGGCCTTCAGGCCCTCACCGCCGGGTCCGCGACCGATGCGGCCGGGTCCGACGCGATCGGCGCCGCCATCGGCCGCGACCTGCCGAAGCTCATCAGCCAGTTGCGGCAGTGGTTCGATTGGGTGCTGATCGACGCCGGCGTGTGGGGCGTGATCCCGGAGCGGGACGCGACGTGTCCGTCGGCCGATGTGGTGTACCTGGTCACTCGCGAGGCGG
- a CDS encoding ExeA family protein — protein sequence MDWSHFGLDRPAFRPAVDPAAYFSAPSHDAARAALAAAFARREPAVLIDGPAGVGKSLVARKWLDDLLPDVPRALLPNAYADRPADLLQAILFDLGKPYQGLSEQELRLAVTGHLLDAATGAFPTVIVIDEAQHLSLAALEELRLLGNLETRQGVAAFAVLVAQPMLRDALRRPAYALFADRVAVRCASSRSPRTSRPGSSGTRCGRPAATPQKCSTTTP from the coding sequence GTGGACTGGTCGCACTTCGGCTTGGACCGACCGGCGTTCCGCCCGGCCGTCGATCCGGCCGCGTACTTTTCGGCCCCGTCGCACGACGCCGCTCGTGCGGCCCTCGCCGCGGCGTTCGCCCGCCGCGAGCCGGCCGTGCTGATCGACGGCCCGGCCGGGGTCGGCAAATCGCTCGTCGCCCGGAAGTGGCTCGACGACCTCCTGCCGGACGTGCCCCGCGCTCTGCTCCCGAACGCCTACGCCGACCGCCCGGCCGACCTGCTCCAGGCCATCCTGTTCGACCTCGGCAAGCCCTACCAGGGGCTAAGCGAACAGGAGCTGCGGCTCGCGGTCACCGGCCACCTGCTCGACGCCGCGACGGGTGCCTTTCCGACCGTCATCGTGATCGACGAGGCGCAGCACCTGAGCCTCGCGGCGCTGGAAGAGCTGCGCCTCCTGGGCAACCTGGAGACCCGGCAGGGGGTGGCGGCGTTCGCCGTTCTGGTGGCCCAGCCGATGCTCCGCGACGCGCTGCGGCGCCCCGCGTACGCGCTCTTCGCGGACCGCGTGGCCGTGCGGTGCGCGTCGAGCCGCTCGCCGCGGACGAGTCGGCCGGGTTCCTCCGGCACCAGGTGCGGGCGGCCGGCGGCGACCCCGCAAAAGTGTTCGACGACGACGCCGTGA
- a CDS encoding tetratricopeptide repeat protein, translating into MSRTLTLIDAGWDSVRATAERGQRADALARLTTLLARPDVPAALAAEGHRFAGELALDLGRYAAARRHLKVSAALDPGRGGTHYLAGRAWEEDPDGCDRKAAICYRRAMKFGSQSLHRAAFGRAAARCGKVRFGARAMLAAAEQAPGDLAVVRIAVQGLLEAGRVAAARRVLITTRFLRPGASELVALWERVKFEAARQTQKAGATARTREIARYAQDAHFATDGDRVTLPFVRVVRGAEAPKGGPDGVAGTVRRDVASFPRPHLARLRTRKADR; encoded by the coding sequence ATGAGCAGGACGCTCACCCTGATCGACGCCGGTTGGGACTCCGTCCGCGCGACCGCGGAACGCGGTCAGCGGGCCGACGCACTGGCCCGGCTGACGACCCTGCTCGCGCGCCCCGACGTGCCCGCGGCGCTCGCCGCTGAGGGGCACCGGTTCGCGGGCGAACTGGCCCTCGATCTGGGGCGGTATGCGGCGGCCCGCCGGCACCTGAAGGTGTCCGCCGCGCTGGACCCGGGACGCGGGGGCACGCACTACCTCGCCGGCCGGGCGTGGGAAGAAGACCCGGACGGGTGCGACCGCAAGGCCGCGATCTGTTACCGCCGCGCGATGAAATTCGGTTCCCAATCTCTCCACCGGGCCGCCTTCGGGCGGGCCGCGGCACGCTGCGGAAAGGTGCGGTTCGGTGCCCGCGCGATGCTCGCTGCGGCGGAACAGGCGCCGGGCGATCTGGCCGTGGTGCGGATCGCGGTCCAGGGGCTACTGGAAGCGGGTCGGGTCGCGGCGGCACGCCGGGTGCTAATCACTACCCGGTTCCTTCGTCCCGGTGCGTCCGAACTCGTGGCGCTCTGGGAGCGGGTGAAGTTCGAAGCCGCGCGCCAGACCCAGAAGGCTGGGGCAACAGCCCGCACGCGCGAAATCGCACGGTACGCGCAGGACGCGCATTTCGCCACGGATGGCGACCGTGTGACCTTACCCTTCGTGCGTGTCGTTCGTGGTGCGGAAGCCCCCAAGGGCGGCCCGGACGGTGTTGCCGGCACGGTGCGGCGCGACGTCGCATCGTTCCCGCGGCCACACCTGGCCCGTCTACGGACCCGCAAAGCGGACCGGTAA
- a CDS encoding PRC-barrel domain-containing protein has protein sequence MKCYTLRAASAAFLLAAGTVPALAADPPRPIAGAAVNNTFRAKQVLGTKILIQNNTAVGTVEDLVFDDAGNLEYMIVSTNDSKLITVPWEAAKFDLEKKTAVLGITADAYKAIPTYTVTTYPQFYAPTYRTEIFRTYGLTPRELRRLERRLP, from the coding sequence ATGAAGTGCTACACCCTGCGCGCGGCCTCCGCCGCCTTCCTGCTCGCCGCGGGCACCGTGCCGGCTCTCGCGGCCGACCCCCCGCGCCCGATCGCCGGTGCGGCGGTCAATAACACCTTCCGCGCCAAGCAGGTTCTCGGCACCAAGATCCTGATCCAGAACAACACCGCGGTCGGTACGGTGGAAGATCTGGTGTTCGACGACGCCGGGAACCTGGAGTACATGATCGTCTCGACCAACGATAGCAAGCTGATCACGGTGCCGTGGGAGGCCGCGAAGTTCGATCTGGAGAAGAAGACGGCCGTCCTGGGCATCACCGCCGACGCGTACAAAGCGATCCCGACGTACACCGTCACGACCTACCCGCAGTTCTACGCCCCGACGTACCGCACCGAGATCTTCCGGACGTACGGACTGACCCCGCGCGAACTGCGGCGCCTGGAACGCCGCTTGCCGTAA
- a CDS encoding DUF2203 domain-containing protein: protein MSNTPNRAGNSAGKPRKKEVTLDLSTARQMLPLVKSIVTDIVNSRRALNKLTPEQDRLERQRRELVWQERQRRYQIIDEIAAAEKALATALGELNNLGISLVDDEAGEVDFPTKVNGRTAAFSWLMGEDGLRHWHYTDEESRRPIPADWDKAGAVTPTRYRGGQP, encoded by the coding sequence ATGAGCAACACGCCCAACCGTGCCGGTAACTCGGCCGGAAAGCCTCGCAAGAAAGAGGTCACTCTGGACCTCTCGACGGCCCGTCAGATGCTTCCGCTGGTCAAGAGCATCGTGACGGACATCGTGAACTCGCGGCGGGCGCTCAACAAGCTCACGCCGGAACAGGACCGCCTCGAGCGCCAGCGCCGCGAACTGGTCTGGCAGGAGCGGCAGCGGCGGTACCAGATCATCGACGAGATCGCGGCGGCCGAAAAGGCGCTGGCCACGGCCCTCGGCGAACTGAACAACCTGGGCATCAGCCTGGTGGACGATGAGGCCGGGGAAGTGGACTTCCCCACGAAGGTGAACGGCCGGACGGCCGCGTTCTCCTGGCTGATGGGCGAGGACGGCCTGCGGCACTGGCACTACACGGACGAAGAGTCCCGCCGCCCCATTCCGGCCGACTGGGACAAGGCCGGTGCCGTCACCCCGACCCGCTATCGCGGCGGACAGCCGTAA
- a CDS encoding preprotein translocase subunit SecA — protein sequence MSTAAPSAPEHAEPPPRVIESTPGRLGGWSRNAAVSRVGPPWHSRLSRAALVIPKVRHFEKEYRDLPDERLTEISMELRGKARGKWDLDAMLPQAFGLVSVAIQRVLRIRPFDVQLAAGTVMHFGGLVELATGEGKTVSASAPAYLNALSGKGVHVTTVNDYLAKRDAEWIGPVYKKLGLTVGVLQQKMEEPDKIAAYKADITYGTAAEFGFDFLRDRLKLRGGQAQAAPFWAAWTGGGGRLDPRVQRPLHYAIVDEADSIFIDEAKTPLIIANPTRLAEPEEQVVFKWADALARKMKRDEHFLMNAKKDKVELTDAGKHLVRYSSPPTGKHAKAMDKLLEAVERGLHAHYRFTRDHHYLVNAEGKVVIIDEGTGRPMPDRHWRDGLHQAVEAKEGAPINVASSHAAQVTFQNFYRLYDKLAGMSGTLMPNFWELRKVYRRWTTRVPTNKPSRREVMPDAVFPTEAAKFGAVVAATQEMLRAGRPVLIGTRTVDASKKISAQLTAAGVTHQVLNAEQNVSEAEVIARAGQPGTVTVATNMAGRGTDIKLGPGVAEAGGLHVIGTERHEAARIDRQLSGRAGRQGDPGSAQFMLSLEDQLLEGLGVAKMRELVELGRTGGTRDWNAFAPLFLLAQRRLEARHYRQRLDLMNYDKQRQEMLQDLGADPYVD from the coding sequence ATGAGTACCGCCGCCCCATCGGCCCCCGAACACGCGGAACCGCCGCCGCGGGTGATCGAAAGCACGCCCGGCCGGCTCGGCGGGTGGTCGCGGAACGCCGCCGTTTCCCGCGTCGGCCCGCCGTGGCACAGCCGGCTGTCCCGCGCCGCCCTCGTGATCCCCAAGGTGCGCCACTTCGAAAAGGAGTACCGCGACCTGCCCGACGAGCGGCTCACCGAAATCAGCATGGAGCTGCGGGGCAAGGCCCGCGGCAAGTGGGACCTGGACGCGATGCTCCCGCAGGCGTTCGGGCTGGTCTCGGTCGCCATTCAGCGGGTGCTCCGCATCCGGCCGTTCGACGTGCAGCTCGCGGCCGGCACGGTCATGCACTTCGGCGGCCTCGTCGAGCTCGCGACCGGTGAGGGCAAGACCGTCAGCGCGTCGGCCCCGGCGTACCTCAACGCGCTCTCCGGCAAGGGCGTCCACGTCACCACCGTCAACGACTACCTCGCCAAGCGCGACGCCGAGTGGATCGGCCCGGTGTACAAGAAGCTCGGCCTGACCGTCGGCGTGCTCCAACAGAAGATGGAGGAGCCCGACAAGATCGCCGCGTACAAGGCGGACATCACCTACGGCACCGCGGCCGAGTTCGGGTTCGACTTCCTCCGCGACCGGCTCAAGTTGCGCGGCGGGCAGGCGCAGGCCGCCCCGTTCTGGGCCGCGTGGACCGGGGGCGGCGGGCGGCTCGACCCGCGCGTCCAGCGGCCCCTGCACTACGCCATCGTGGACGAGGCGGACAGCATCTTCATCGACGAGGCGAAGACGCCGCTGATCATCGCCAACCCCACCCGGCTGGCCGAGCCGGAGGAGCAGGTGGTGTTCAAGTGGGCCGACGCGCTGGCCCGGAAGATGAAGCGCGACGAGCACTTCCTGATGAACGCCAAGAAGGACAAGGTCGAGCTGACCGACGCCGGCAAGCACCTGGTGCGGTACTCGAGCCCGCCCACCGGCAAGCACGCCAAGGCGATGGACAAGCTGCTCGAGGCGGTCGAGCGCGGGCTGCACGCGCACTACCGGTTCACCCGCGACCACCACTACCTGGTGAACGCCGAGGGCAAGGTCGTCATCATCGACGAGGGCACCGGCCGCCCGATGCCCGACCGGCACTGGCGCGACGGCCTGCACCAGGCCGTGGAGGCAAAGGAGGGCGCGCCGATCAACGTGGCGAGTTCGCACGCCGCCCAGGTCACGTTCCAGAACTTCTACCGGCTGTACGACAAGCTCGCCGGCATGTCCGGGACCCTGATGCCCAACTTCTGGGAGCTGCGCAAGGTGTACCGGCGGTGGACGACCCGCGTCCCGACGAACAAGCCGTCCCGGCGCGAGGTGATGCCGGACGCGGTGTTCCCGACCGAGGCCGCAAAGTTCGGCGCGGTGGTGGCGGCGACACAGGAGATGCTCCGCGCCGGGCGGCCGGTCCTGATCGGCACGCGCACGGTGGACGCGTCCAAGAAGATCAGCGCGCAGCTCACCGCCGCCGGCGTAACGCACCAGGTGCTCAACGCCGAGCAGAACGTGAGCGAGGCGGAGGTCATCGCGCGGGCCGGGCAGCCGGGCACCGTCACGGTAGCGACGAACATGGCCGGGCGCGGCACCGACATCAAGTTGGGGCCGGGCGTGGCCGAGGCCGGCGGGCTGCACGTGATCGGCACCGAGCGGCACGAGGCGGCGCGGATCGACCGGCAGTTGAGCGGCCGCGCCGGGCGCCAGGGCGACCCCGGCAGCGCCCAGTTCATGCTCTCGCTCGAGGACCAGCTCCTCGAAGGGCTGGGGGTGGCCAAGATGCGGGAACTGGTCGAACTGGGCCGGACCGGGGGCACCCGCGACTGGAACGCGTTCGCCCCGCTGTTCCTGCTCGCCCAGCGCCGGTTAGAGGCCCGGCACTACCGCCAGCGGCTCGATCTGATGAACTACGACAAGCAGCGCCAGGAAATGCTTCAGGACCTGGGCGCCGACCCCTACGTCGATTGA
- a CDS encoding transglutaminase family protein, translated as MLLLIDHETRLTYTAPVSEAVIEVRTAPPSQDDQTVLGYRLRVVPVTPVTSYRDGFGNKVELFNLFAPHSEVLISSTACVRVHRRPAAEALAAVPHPTDVTRQVDAAEFLRPSPQVDFAGPVRAFAAAVPITDGGSVRDAAEAVMAAVRAHLQYEKLVTEAHTRVSEALELGRGVCQDFTHLFLAAARLRGLPARYVSGYVHQPGELATHAWAQVWGGPEIGWANIDPTHGRWVGSEHVVTAVGRDFSDVPPNRGVWKGTASEAIGVAVGVRPVDRVPDALVEPAGAAWFAPGMTAGPPQKAQPKALRQQQSQQQ; from the coding sequence ATGCTGCTACTGATCGATCACGAGACCCGGCTCACCTATACCGCTCCGGTTTCGGAGGCCGTGATTGAGGTGCGCACGGCCCCCCCGTCGCAGGACGACCAAACGGTGCTGGGGTACCGGCTGCGCGTCGTTCCCGTCACGCCGGTCACCAGTTACCGGGACGGGTTCGGGAACAAGGTCGAACTGTTCAACCTGTTCGCCCCGCACTCCGAGGTGCTGATCTCGTCGACCGCGTGCGTCCGCGTCCACCGCCGCCCGGCGGCGGAGGCGCTCGCGGCCGTCCCGCACCCGACGGACGTGACGCGGCAGGTGGACGCGGCCGAGTTCCTCCGCCCCAGTCCGCAAGTGGACTTCGCCGGCCCCGTGCGGGCGTTCGCCGCGGCCGTTCCCATCACCGACGGCGGGAGCGTGCGGGACGCCGCCGAGGCGGTGATGGCCGCGGTCCGCGCCCACCTCCAGTACGAGAAGCTCGTAACCGAGGCGCACACGCGCGTGTCGGAAGCGCTGGAACTCGGGCGCGGGGTGTGCCAGGACTTCACGCACCTGTTCCTGGCCGCGGCCCGGTTGCGCGGCCTGCCCGCCCGGTACGTCAGCGGGTACGTGCACCAGCCCGGCGAACTCGCGACGCACGCCTGGGCACAGGTCTGGGGCGGGCCGGAAATCGGGTGGGCGAACATCGACCCGACGCACGGCCGGTGGGTCGGGTCGGAACACGTCGTCACCGCTGTCGGCCGCGATTTCTCGGACGTGCCGCCGAACCGCGGCGTGTGGAAGGGAACCGCGAGCGAGGCGATCGGGGTGGCGGTGGGCGTCCGGCCGGTGGACCGCGTACCGGACGCGCTCGTGGAACCGGCCGGGGCCGCGTGGTTCGCACCCGGCATGACCGCGGGACCGCCCCAAAAGGCCCAGCCCAAAGCGCTGCGCCAGCAACAGAGCCAGCAGCAATAA
- a CDS encoding alpha-E domain-containing protein, with product MLSRVAENLYWISRYVERAEGLTRLLEDAHSMELEGAARADGGGPLDDVLLMLNVRDAFAASWEAADPLPDTGIDRPAAERRDAVLRFLTFDRTGGASICASVAGARENARGTQEAVTGETWSQLNKLHLFLNSPRAHARFEASPSRFLARVRRECVLFAALADGTLPHTEAYHFLQIGRHLERVDMLSRVINVHASAPGEVVPAGAAADEPAAPAAHWASLLRGTSAHEAYLKQAHARVDPVGVVRYLLLEEAFPRSMRFGVARCLESLRCVSGGSRFGTAAERHLGKLDSDLRYMDVDDLFQRNLDGFLNSVQATCAAVGREIHLAYFRT from the coding sequence ATGCTCAGCCGCGTCGCGGAGAACTTGTACTGGATCAGCCGCTACGTCGAACGGGCCGAGGGGCTGACGCGGTTGCTCGAAGACGCCCACTCGATGGAACTCGAGGGCGCGGCGCGGGCGGACGGCGGCGGCCCCCTCGACGACGTCCTGCTGATGCTCAACGTGCGGGACGCGTTCGCCGCGTCCTGGGAGGCGGCCGACCCGCTCCCGGATACCGGCATCGACCGGCCGGCGGCCGAGCGTCGAGACGCGGTCCTCCGGTTCCTCACCTTCGACCGGACGGGCGGGGCGTCGATCTGCGCGTCGGTCGCCGGCGCCCGCGAGAACGCCCGCGGCACGCAAGAGGCCGTGACCGGCGAGACGTGGAGCCAGTTGAACAAGCTCCACCTGTTCCTCAACAGCCCGCGGGCGCACGCCCGGTTCGAGGCCAGCCCGTCCCGGTTCCTGGCCCGCGTGCGCCGCGAGTGCGTCCTGTTCGCCGCCCTCGCGGACGGCACCCTGCCGCACACCGAGGCGTACCACTTCCTCCAGATCGGCCGCCACCTGGAGCGCGTGGACATGCTCAGCCGGGTCATCAACGTCCACGCCTCCGCCCCCGGTGAGGTCGTGCCCGCGGGCGCCGCCGCGGACGAACCGGCCGCCCCGGCGGCGCACTGGGCCAGCCTGCTCCGCGGCACGTCCGCGCACGAGGCGTACCTGAAACAAGCGCACGCCCGGGTGGACCCGGTCGGGGTCGTGCGGTACCTGTTGTTGGAAGAGGCGTTCCCGCGGAGCATGCGGTTCGGGGTCGCCCGGTGCCTGGAGTCGCTCCGGTGCGTGTCGGGCGGGTCGCGGTTCGGCACGGCGGCCGAGCGGCACCTGGGCAAACTCGACTCCGACCTGCGGTACATGGACGTGGACGACCTGTTCCAGCGCAACCTCGACGGCTTCCTCAACAGCGTCCAGGCCACGTGTGCCGCCGTCGGCCGCGAGATCCACCTCGCCTACTTCCGCACCTGA
- a CDS encoding EamA family transporter, which produces MGSEPPSRIKLLLAFAAIYVLWGSTYLAIRLAIDTLPPFLMAGTRFLIAGSALYALSHRQAGPRPTGRHWRNATVAAVPLFVIGNGGVTWAEQAIPSGAAALVIATLPAWLLLLDWVYGGRTGPRWIEVLGIGSGLAGVAALSAPGGIDPVGAGVLLLAAVAWAIGSLFNRYAHLPASPVLTSGMQMLAGGVIMVAVGLALGEGGRLDPGGVSGRSIAAVMYLVAVAVVALPAYTWLLSVTSPALVGTYAFVNPVVAVLLGWAALGEAVTGRTALAAALVVSGVMLLVWPRRRTARRAEAPRAPETECVVVIGSAGGEGGGTGRD; this is translated from the coding sequence ATGGGCTCCGAACCGCCGTCCCGGATCAAACTGCTTCTCGCGTTCGCCGCGATTTACGTGCTCTGGGGCTCGACTTACCTCGCCATCCGACTGGCGATCGACACCCTTCCCCCGTTCCTCATGGCCGGTACCCGGTTCCTCATCGCCGGGAGTGCTCTTTACGCACTCAGCCACCGACAAGCCGGCCCGCGCCCGACCGGGCGGCACTGGCGCAACGCGACGGTCGCCGCGGTCCCGCTCTTCGTGATCGGAAACGGCGGCGTTACCTGGGCCGAGCAAGCGATTCCGTCCGGGGCCGCCGCGCTCGTGATCGCCACCCTTCCCGCGTGGCTGTTGCTCCTTGATTGGGTGTACGGCGGGCGCACGGGGCCTCGCTGGATCGAGGTCCTCGGTATCGGGTCCGGGCTCGCCGGGGTGGCGGCGCTCTCCGCACCGGGGGGGATCGATCCGGTCGGGGCGGGGGTGCTGTTGCTGGCGGCCGTGGCTTGGGCGATCGGGTCGCTGTTCAACCGATACGCGCACCTGCCCGCCTCTCCCGTCCTCACGTCCGGAATGCAGATGCTCGCGGGCGGAGTCATCATGGTCGCGGTCGGGCTCGCGCTGGGCGAGGGGGGGCGCCTGGACCCCGGTGGCGTGTCGGGACGATCGATCGCGGCCGTGATGTACCTGGTCGCCGTTGCAGTGGTGGCCCTGCCGGCGTACACGTGGCTACTGTCCGTCACGTCCCCGGCGCTGGTGGGAACATATGCGTTCGTCAACCCGGTGGTCGCGGTGCTGCTGGGCTGGGCCGCGCTGGGCGAAGCGGTGACCGGGCGGACGGCACTGGCCGCGGCGCTGGTCGTCTCCGGGGTCATGCTGCTGGTTTGGCCGCGGCGACGGACCGCGCGCCGGGCCGAAGCCCCGCGTGCGCCCGAGACTGAGTGTGTTGTGGTAATCGGGTCCGCAGGGGGAGAAGGTGGTGGGACGGGACGAGACTGA
- a CDS encoding IS1 family transposase, translating into MDDLSRFCCLNAHCPDHGKRNHGNLTVPARYGPNKTRVLRCRTCKARFSERKGTPLFDARLPAARVTAVLAHVAEGIGTRKTARLTGVHTNTVTRYIRRAGQHARALHDELVAFSPDDPRSAVR; encoded by the coding sequence ATGGACGACCTGAGCCGCTTCTGTTGCCTCAATGCCCATTGTCCCGACCATGGGAAACGGAACCACGGGAACCTGACCGTGCCGGCCCGTTATGGGCCGAACAAGACGCGGGTGCTCCGGTGCCGGACCTGCAAGGCCCGGTTCTCCGAGCGCAAGGGCACCCCACTGTTCGACGCCCGACTGCCGGCCGCGCGGGTGACCGCGGTTCTGGCTCACGTGGCCGAAGGGATCGGGACCCGCAAGACCGCACGGCTCACCGGGGTTCATACCAATACGGTGACCCGGTACATCCGACGGGCCGGCCAACATGCCCGCGCGTTGCACGACGAGCTCGTGGCTTTTTCCCCCGACGACCCGCGAAGTGCAGTTCGATGA
- a CDS encoding transposase family protein: MQFDEKWDFVGRKEKNCGPDETRRGDCWDHVALDPESRLVVSLLVGKRTEDATHALVRDFHRRTGGRVMRLMTSDEYPVYASAIRDTYGHLVTPPRTGRPGRPRKAHRVIPPEVTYATVHKERENNRVVAVSTRVVFGAVVAVTAALLASAVSTAVNTCFVERHNGTDRNRCSRKVRKSYGFSKDWDTHRAATAFSYFSYNFCWPVRTLRHKGADGRWHQRTPAMAAGLTDRVWALSEWLTLPAVQCR, translated from the coding sequence GTGCAGTTCGATGAGAAGTGGGATTTCGTGGGCCGTAAGGAGAAGAACTGCGGCCCCGACGAGACCCGGCGCGGGGACTGCTGGGACCACGTGGCCCTCGATCCCGAGAGCCGATTGGTCGTGAGCCTGTTGGTCGGTAAGCGGACCGAGGACGCGACCCACGCCCTGGTCCGTGACTTCCACCGGCGCACCGGGGGCCGAGTGATGCGGCTCATGACGTCCGACGAGTACCCGGTGTACGCCTCGGCGATCCGGGACACCTACGGGCACTTGGTGACCCCGCCGCGAACCGGGCGACCCGGTCGGCCGCGCAAGGCCCACCGGGTCATCCCGCCCGAGGTCACCTATGCGACCGTCCACAAGGAGCGGGAGAACAACCGGGTGGTGGCGGTGAGCACGCGGGTGGTGTTCGGGGCGGTGGTGGCGGTCACGGCCGCGCTACTCGCCTCGGCGGTGAGCACGGCGGTCAACACGTGCTTCGTGGAGCGACACAACGGGACGGACCGGAATCGGTGCAGCCGCAAGGTGCGCAAGAGCTATGGGTTCTCGAAGGACTGGGACACGCACCGTGCGGCCACCGCCTTCAGCTACTTCAGCTACAACTTCTGCTGGCCGGTCCGCACGCTCCGCCACAAGGGTGCCGACGGGCGCTGGCACCAGAGAACACCGGCAATGGCCGCGGGACTGACCGATCGGGTGTGGGCGCTATCCGAATGGTTGACCCTGCCAGCGGTGCAATGCAGGTAG